In the genome of Vicinamibacteria bacterium, one region contains:
- a CDS encoding undecaprenyl-phosphate glucose phosphotransferase — translation MVKQQSRLWTWLYVVADLVATYSAFALAYFTRFHADLFTVSKGVNPFTQYLLLVPAVTLIWPALFYVHGLYSLKRLRSRTDEIFSIIWAVTIGTAITLFIALYARVYYLYGPPEVSGRYEYSQLVLGLFVVFDIALLVAVRTLIRRRREARWRRGVGLRNILIAGAGRLGRTVADKLIDHQELGFRVVGFLDDRFRGEFTGHRGVPVLGGFDDIGTVVERTTVDSLYIALPLQAHDTIRDLVGFAKREALDVKVAWDYLTDVTTRAGVEDLDGMPIINLSEPPIRGWHWFAKRAMDVAVSSAALALLAVPFAVISLLIKLTSKGPVLYKQERMGLDGKPFTIVKFRSMYHDAEKESGPVWATSNDPRRTPIGRVLRRFSLDELPQFVNVLKGEMSLVGPRPERPSFVKEFKERIPQYMLRHKVKSGMTGWAQINGWRGDTSLEKRIEHDLYYIQNWSLGLDLKILWRTWRAVLQKHAY, via the coding sequence ATGGTTAAGCAGCAGAGCCGCCTCTGGACGTGGCTCTACGTGGTCGCGGATCTCGTCGCCACCTACTCCGCGTTTGCTCTGGCTTACTTCACCCGATTCCACGCGGATCTGTTCACCGTTTCCAAGGGAGTCAATCCTTTCACCCAATATCTTCTACTCGTTCCCGCGGTCACCCTGATCTGGCCTGCGCTGTTCTACGTGCACGGCCTGTACAGTCTCAAGCGCCTCCGCTCCCGCACCGACGAGATCTTCTCGATTATCTGGGCGGTAACCATTGGCACCGCCATCACGCTCTTCATCGCTCTCTACGCGCGCGTCTACTACCTGTACGGTCCGCCGGAGGTGTCCGGACGTTACGAGTACTCCCAGCTCGTTCTTGGGCTGTTCGTCGTGTTCGACATCGCCCTGCTCGTCGCCGTCCGTACGTTGATTCGTCGCCGGCGCGAAGCCCGCTGGCGACGAGGAGTCGGGCTGCGCAACATCCTGATCGCGGGAGCCGGTCGGCTAGGTCGCACGGTTGCCGACAAGCTCATCGATCACCAGGAGCTGGGCTTTCGCGTCGTTGGTTTTCTCGACGATCGCTTCCGCGGGGAGTTTACCGGCCATCGCGGGGTACCCGTTCTCGGAGGCTTCGACGACATCGGCACGGTGGTCGAAAGAACCACCGTCGACTCACTGTATATCGCGCTTCCGCTACAGGCCCACGACACGATTCGCGATCTCGTCGGCTTCGCGAAACGTGAGGCGCTCGACGTCAAAGTCGCCTGGGACTATCTGACCGACGTGACGACCAGGGCTGGCGTCGAAGACCTCGACGGCATGCCGATCATCAACCTCTCGGAGCCACCCATCCGGGGTTGGCACTGGTTCGCCAAACGAGCCATGGATGTCGCCGTCTCCTCTGCGGCGCTGGCTCTGCTCGCGGTACCGTTCGCCGTGATCTCGTTGCTGATCAAACTGACCTCGAAGGGGCCGGTGCTGTACAAGCAAGAACGCATGGGTCTGGACGGCAAGCCCTTCACCATCGTCAAGTTTCGCTCCATGTACCATGACGCCGAAAAAGAAAGTGGCCCGGTCTGGGCAACATCGAACGATCCGAGAAGAACTCCAATCGGGCGCGTGCTCCGTCGATTCAGCCTCGACGAGCTGCCCCAATTCGTGAACGTGCTCAAAGGTGAGATGTCGCTCGTTGGACCTCGGCCAGAGCGTCCGAGCTTCGTGAAAGAGTTCAAGGAACGTATTCCCCAGTACATGCTGCGCCACAAGGTCAAGTCGGGCATGACGGGCTGGGCCCAGATTAACGGCTGGAGAGGAGACACCTCGTTGGAAAAGCGCATCGAGCACGACCTCTACTACATCCAGAACTGGTCGCTCGGCCTCGACCTGAAGATTCTCTGGCGCACCTGGCGCGCCGTCTTGCAGAAGCACGCCTATTGA
- a CDS encoding UDP-glucuronic acid decarboxylase family protein has translation MTRTLITGAAGFIGSHLVDYLLTQGHEVIGMDNFITGDRANLAHVTHPKFTLIEHDVTQEIRVEGPLDNILHFASPASPIDYLELPIQTLKVGSIGTHKSLGLAKAKNATYLLASTSEVYGDPLIHPQTEDYWGNVNPIGPRGVYDEAKRFAEAMSIAYHRYHGVDVKIARIFNTYGPRMRVRDGRAIPAFISQALAGEPLTVFGEGKQTRSFCYVSDLVEGLIALLRSSYNEPVNLGNPSEMTILELAQKIKEKTASMSNIVYRPLPVDDPKVRQPDISLARRLLGWNPRVRLDDGLAETIDYFRKKLPA, from the coding sequence ATGACGAGAACGCTCATTACCGGCGCGGCCGGCTTCATCGGTTCCCACCTGGTGGACTATCTGCTCACCCAGGGGCACGAGGTCATCGGTATGGACAATTTCATCACCGGGGACCGAGCCAACCTGGCTCATGTGACCCATCCGAAGTTCACCCTCATCGAGCATGACGTGACTCAGGAGATCCGGGTGGAAGGGCCGCTCGATAACATTCTCCATTTCGCCAGTCCCGCAAGCCCAATCGACTATCTCGAGCTCCCCATCCAGACGCTCAAAGTGGGATCGATCGGAACTCACAAATCCCTCGGGCTCGCCAAAGCAAAAAACGCCACCTATCTGCTCGCATCCACCTCCGAGGTATACGGCGATCCGCTGATTCATCCGCAAACCGAAGATTACTGGGGCAACGTGAACCCCATCGGGCCAAGAGGTGTCTACGACGAGGCCAAGCGCTTCGCCGAAGCGATGTCCATCGCCTATCATCGATACCATGGGGTCGACGTTAAAATCGCCAGGATCTTCAACACCTACGGACCACGCATGCGGGTGCGCGACGGCCGGGCGATCCCCGCCTTCATCAGTCAGGCTCTCGCCGGCGAGCCGCTGACCGTTTTCGGTGAGGGAAAACAAACGCGAAGCTTCTGCTACGTGAGCGATCTCGTCGAAGGTCTCATTGCTCTTCTTCGCTCCAGCTACAACGAGCCCGTCAACCTCGGCAACCCTTCGGAGATGACGATTCTCGAGTTGGCCCAGAAGATCAAGGAAAAAACCGCTTCGATGAGTAACATCGTCTACCGGCCTTTGCCGGTGGATGATCCGAAAGTGCGCCAGCCTGACATTTCACTCGCGAGAAGACTGCTGGGCTGGAATCCGCGCGTTCGACTCGACGATGGGCTGGCGGAGACGATCGACTATTTCCGAAAGAAGCTCCCCGCTTAG
- a CDS encoding TAXI family TRAP transporter solute-binding subunit has product MLRALWPLALLRLAHPLAATEAQTLSIATGNPSGLYYPLGGGLASVWSKHVPGVNIKAEVTAGSVTNLIQVAKLESDIGLAQGDSVADAVRGANAFPKPLPLAVLAKMYPNVVHLVTVEGSGVDSVSDLLGKKVSVGPPGSGNAVTAWNILDAVGIGEDEFVVRQLNYAETANGLKDGVIDAGFIAGGVGIAAIVELAAARDIALVPFTDEEMATISARIPAYSSFSVPRGVYRGVNEPVQTPTLWNFLVVHQSMDEETAYRLVRAIFDHRSVLESISQVARFIVPETAADVGDLPLHPGARRYYDEVLHDRVRGR; this is encoded by the coding sequence ATGTTGCGGGCGCTCTGGCCCCTCGCTTTGCTTCGACTGGCCCATCCGCTCGCTGCCACGGAAGCTCAAACGCTCTCGATCGCCACGGGGAATCCGAGTGGACTCTACTATCCGCTCGGCGGGGGGCTCGCTTCCGTCTGGTCCAAGCACGTTCCCGGAGTCAACATCAAGGCCGAGGTGACCGCGGGCTCGGTCACGAACCTGATTCAAGTTGCCAAGCTCGAGAGCGACATCGGTCTGGCGCAGGGCGACTCCGTCGCCGACGCCGTTCGTGGAGCAAACGCTTTCCCCAAGCCTCTGCCCCTTGCGGTCCTGGCGAAGATGTATCCCAACGTCGTGCATCTCGTAACCGTCGAGGGCTCTGGCGTCGATTCGGTCTCCGACCTCCTCGGGAAGAAGGTCTCCGTCGGCCCGCCCGGCTCGGGGAACGCCGTCACGGCGTGGAACATCCTCGACGCTGTGGGTATAGGCGAGGACGAGTTCGTCGTCAGGCAGCTCAATTATGCCGAGACGGCCAACGGGTTGAAAGACGGCGTCATCGATGCCGGGTTCATCGCCGGAGGAGTCGGGATCGCCGCCATCGTCGAGCTCGCGGCCGCTCGTGATATCGCCCTCGTGCCTTTCACCGACGAAGAGATGGCAACGATCTCCGCGAGGATTCCCGCCTACTCGTCATTCTCCGTTCCGCGCGGCGTCTATCGGGGCGTGAACGAGCCGGTTCAGACACCCACGTTGTGGAACTTCCTCGTCGTCCACCAGTCCATGGACGAGGAGACGGCATATCGTCTCGTAAGAGCAATCTTCGATCATCGAAGCGTGCTCGAGTCCATCTCGCAAGTTGCCCGGTTCATCGTCCCGGAAACCGCGGCCGACGTCGGTGATCTACCGCTCCATCCAGGCGCGAGACGCTACTATGACGAGGTACTCCACGATCGCGTCCGCGGCCGCTGA
- a CDS encoding TRAP transporter fused permease subunit, producing the protein MTRYSTIASAAAENRSASPFAGVTGKLIFLGAAALSVFQLWQSVTGSMAATVLRPVHLAWVMVLIFLSRPRGRTTAERVIDVTLCLASLYCGYVIAAFDYRGIDHILYGLSGHDFAVGATFMLLLFEATRRTVGWAMVAIAGLFVLYNAFGNLLPDVIANRGFTFERIVRFEVFTGAGLFGTPLGIAISTVFVFVVFGAFLEVTGAGRFFIDLAFAAAGRYRGGPAKASVLASAAMGSISGSAIANTVTTGSLTIPMMKKLGYRADQAAGIEAAASTGGQIMPPIMGAGAFIMAEFTGTPYDDIVVVSIAPALLYFVCTLGFVHLIAVKRNLSPMSDLPSLRATLRDGFHFLLPLGLVTTLLLMNYSPPLVGTVGCIAVITTGALHPRTRIDWRVLLEALARGALLALPISTACATAGIVVGVIGQTGLGLQFTESVVELASGELWLALLLVASAALVLGMGLPVTAAYIVISVMAAPALGDMGLPLLVAHMIVFWLSQTSNVTPPIALAAFAGAGIAGAPPLSAAVEAMKLAAGFFIIPVMMAYSSLLFLDGVSLLEGVASIGLTLALIGCVTVMVEGYALARLRTLERLGFMLAASMIVYPATISRLAGIGLALGTLAVHWTRLRAHPPARARSILADDE; encoded by the coding sequence ATGACGAGGTACTCCACGATCGCGTCCGCGGCCGCTGAGAACCGATCCGCGAGCCCGTTCGCTGGGGTCACTGGAAAGCTCATCTTTCTCGGCGCGGCAGCCCTTTCCGTCTTCCAGCTCTGGCAGAGCGTTACCGGATCCATGGCGGCAACGGTCCTGCGCCCGGTTCACCTCGCGTGGGTGATGGTCCTCATTTTCCTCTCTCGCCCGCGAGGGCGGACGACAGCGGAACGCGTGATCGACGTCACGCTTTGTCTCGCCTCTCTCTACTGCGGCTACGTCATCGCCGCTTTCGACTACCGGGGCATCGACCACATTCTGTACGGCCTCAGCGGCCACGATTTCGCCGTAGGCGCGACGTTCATGCTACTTCTCTTCGAGGCGACACGCCGAACCGTCGGCTGGGCCATGGTCGCGATCGCAGGCCTGTTCGTCCTGTACAACGCCTTCGGCAATCTTCTCCCCGACGTCATCGCCAATCGGGGCTTCACGTTCGAGCGCATCGTCCGGTTCGAGGTATTCACCGGCGCCGGCCTCTTCGGCACCCCGCTGGGAATCGCCATCAGCACGGTGTTCGTATTCGTCGTGTTCGGAGCCTTTCTGGAGGTTACTGGCGCCGGTCGATTCTTCATCGACCTCGCTTTCGCCGCCGCGGGTCGCTACCGGGGTGGCCCGGCCAAAGCGAGCGTTCTGGCGTCCGCCGCGATGGGCTCCATTTCCGGCTCCGCGATCGCGAACACGGTGACCACGGGCTCGCTCACGATTCCCATGATGAAGAAGCTCGGGTATCGCGCCGACCAGGCGGCGGGCATCGAGGCCGCTGCCTCCACCGGCGGTCAGATCATGCCGCCCATCATGGGTGCGGGAGCCTTCATCATGGCGGAGTTCACCGGAACACCCTACGACGATATCGTCGTCGTCTCGATCGCACCCGCCTTGCTCTATTTCGTGTGTACGCTGGGTTTCGTACATTTGATCGCCGTCAAACGAAATCTGAGCCCGATGTCCGATCTTCCCTCACTGAGAGCAACACTTCGCGACGGCTTTCATTTTCTCCTTCCGCTGGGTCTCGTGACCACCTTGCTATTGATGAACTACTCGCCTCCCCTCGTGGGGACGGTCGGGTGTATTGCGGTCATCACCACCGGGGCACTACACCCGCGCACGCGAATCGACTGGCGGGTCTTGCTCGAGGCCCTTGCTCGGGGCGCCCTCCTGGCTCTACCGATCTCGACGGCCTGTGCGACCGCAGGCATCGTGGTGGGAGTCATTGGACAGACGGGCCTGGGTTTGCAGTTCACCGAGTCGGTCGTGGAGCTCGCTTCGGGAGAGCTCTGGCTTGCCCTTTTGCTCGTCGCCAGCGCCGCGCTCGTTCTCGGGATGGGTCTCCCGGTGACGGCTGCCTACATCGTGATCTCGGTTATGGCCGCCCCCGCCCTCGGAGACATGGGACTTCCCCTGCTGGTGGCGCATATGATCGTGTTCTGGCTCTCCCAGACCTCGAACGTGACTCCCCCCATCGCCCTCGCCGCTTTTGCCGGGGCGGGAATCGCCGGGGCGCCGCCCCTCAGTGCCGCGGTCGAAGCCATGAAGCTTGCCGCTGGCTTCTTCATCATCCCGGTGATGATGGCCTATTCGTCTCTGCTGTTCCTTGACGGCGTCTCCTTGTTGGAGGGCGTTGCTTCGATCGGCCTGACTCTCGCTCTCATCGGCTGCGTTACGGTCATGGTCGAAGGATATGCTCTGGCTCGGCTACGGACGCTCGAAAGACTCGGGTTCATGCTGGCGGCGTCGATGATCGTGTACCCGGCAACGATCTCACGTCTGGCGGGGATCGGCCTGGCGCTCGGGACACTCGCGGTGCACTGGACCCGCCTGCGCGCTCATCCGCCCGCGAGGGCTCGGTCGATTTTGGCCGACGACGAGTGA
- a CDS encoding aminopeptidase P N-terminal domain-containing protein, giving the protein MTQVYRRRRQKILNRLGDGLLVLPTAPLRLRNGDVYHAYRPDSTFYYLTGFGEPEAVLVARRIDGRDHRATLFLRPRDPSREAWDGPRLGPRRAVARLGVDEAHPIEALYERLEEMLLEEERLFYTLGSDETMDRSLFRVFERNAVARFRGNPAAHPAIEDPRPVIAVERLLKDAQEIALLQRAAEIAAAGHRRAMRAARPGMMEYELQAEIEAEFRRRGSPRNGYESIIASGANACTLHYVSNDRRMRAGDLVLVDAGAEANLYTADITRTFPVSGRFSDGQAAVYRIVLRAQKAAIRAVRPGRPWDAPHRAAINEIVRGLVGLGVLRGNRKSLIEKQRYRRWFMHGTSHWLGMDVHDVGGYQDVNGKPRVLKPGMVLTIEPGLYFAARDRSVPRAYRGIGVRIEDDVLVTRTGSRVLTKDAPKEIAEIEALCQS; this is encoded by the coding sequence TTGACGCAAGTCTATCGGCGTCGCCGTCAAAAGATATTGAACCGGCTGGGCGACGGTCTTCTCGTCCTCCCGACGGCGCCTCTGCGTCTTCGCAACGGTGACGTCTACCATGCCTATCGACCCGACAGCACGTTCTACTATCTGACGGGCTTCGGGGAGCCGGAAGCCGTGCTCGTCGCCCGTCGCATCGACGGCCGGGACCACCGGGCGACGTTGTTCTTGCGCCCCCGCGATCCCAGCCGCGAGGCTTGGGACGGTCCGAGGCTCGGGCCGCGTCGGGCCGTGGCGCGTCTCGGCGTCGATGAGGCTCACCCCATCGAAGCGTTGTACGAACGGCTCGAAGAGATGCTTCTGGAAGAGGAGCGGTTGTTCTACACGCTGGGCTCGGACGAGACGATGGATCGCTCGCTCTTCCGAGTCTTCGAGCGTAACGCCGTGGCTCGTTTTCGGGGGAATCCTGCGGCTCACCCGGCCATCGAGGACCCGCGTCCGGTGATCGCGGTCGAGCGCCTCCTCAAGGATGCCCAGGAGATCGCCCTTTTGCAGAGGGCCGCGGAAATCGCAGCCGCCGGACACCGTCGTGCGATGCGTGCGGCGAGGCCCGGAATGATGGAATACGAGCTTCAGGCGGAGATCGAGGCGGAGTTCCGAAGACGCGGCTCACCCAGAAATGGTTACGAGTCCATCATCGCGAGCGGTGCCAACGCCTGCACGCTTCACTACGTCTCGAATGATCGGCGAATGCGGGCAGGCGATCTGGTGCTGGTGGACGCCGGTGCCGAAGCGAATCTGTACACCGCCGATATCACGCGAACCTTTCCGGTCTCCGGCCGGTTCAGCGACGGGCAGGCAGCCGTTTATCGCATCGTGCTGAGAGCGCAGAAGGCGGCCATTCGCGCGGTTCGTCCCGGCCGACCCTGGGACGCTCCCCACCGCGCGGCGATCAACGAGATCGTGAGAGGACTCGTCGGGCTGGGGGTACTGCGAGGCAACCGCAAGTCGCTGATCGAAAAGCAACGCTACCGTCGATGGTTCATGCACGGGACCAGTCACTGGCTCGGTATGGATGTTCACGACGTCGGGGGCTATCAAGACGTGAACGGCAAGCCGCGGGTGTTGAAGCCGGGAATGGTGCTCACCATCGAACCGGGTCTCTATTTCGCCGCGCGCGATCGTTCCGTTCCTCGCGCCTATCGGGGCATCGGAGTTCGGATCGAAGACGATGTCCTCGTCACCCGTACGGGTTCGCGTGTGCTCACTAAAGACGCTCCGAAGGAGATTGCCGAGATCGAGGCCCTCTGCCAGTCGTGA